From Brachyspira pilosicoli, a single genomic window includes:
- a CDS encoding ABC transporter permease → MDTIYFLVQQTMFFSIPLLLVALGGMFSERSGVVNIALEGIMIIGAFAGIFFISRLGANFPPTVTLFLAMIISALAGIIFSLFHAYAAINMSADQVISGTALNIFAPAFAIYVTRAIQTVQQISFVNNFRIESVPILGSIPIIGNLLFKNTYITTYIGFVILALSWFMLYKTRFGLRLRSCGEHPQAADSVGINVYKIRYIGVAISGALGGLGGLVFVIPTSTNFNATVAGYGFLALAVLIFGQWKPIKILYAAFFFGLMKTLASAYSGIPLLANLPISNSIYKMIPYIATLIVLSFTSKTSQAPKASGIPYDKSMR, encoded by the coding sequence ATGGATACAATTTATTTTTTAGTGCAGCAGACTATGTTTTTTTCTATTCCTCTTTTACTTGTTGCTTTGGGGGGAATGTTTTCTGAGAGGAGCGGAGTTGTTAATATTGCTCTTGAGGGTATTATGATAATAGGAGCTTTTGCGGGAATATTTTTTATAAGCAGGCTTGGAGCAAATTTCCCTCCTACTGTTACATTGTTTTTGGCTATGATTATATCAGCTTTAGCAGGAATTATATTTTCACTTTTTCATGCTTATGCTGCTATTAATATGAGTGCCGATCAAGTTATTAGCGGTACGGCGTTAAATATATTTGCACCTGCTTTTGCTATATATGTTACAAGAGCTATTCAAACTGTTCAGCAAATAAGTTTTGTTAATAATTTTAGAATAGAGTCTGTACCTATACTTGGAAGTATTCCTATTATTGGTAATTTACTATTTAAGAATACTTATATAACAACTTATATAGGTTTTGTTATACTTGCCTTATCTTGGTTTATGCTTTATAAAACAAGATTTGGTCTTAGACTTAGAAGCTGCGGAGAACATCCTCAAGCTGCAGATTCTGTGGGTATTAATGTTTATAAGATAAGATATATTGGAGTGGCTATTTCTGGTGCTTTGGGCGGACTTGGAGGATTAGTATTTGTTATACCTACTTCTACAAACTTTAATGCCACTGTTGCTGGATATGGATTTTTAGCTTTGGCTGTATTAATATTCGGTCAATGGAAGCCTATCAAGATACTTTATGCTGCTTTTTTCTTTGGGCTTATGAAAACACTTGCTTCAGCATATTCTGGTATACCTTTGCTTGCTAATTTGCCTATATCAAATAGTATTTATAAAATGATACCTTATATTGCTACTTTAATTGTACTTTCATTTACCTCTAAAACTTCTCAAGCCCCTAAAGCTTCTGGTATACCTTATGATAAGAGTATGCGTTAA
- a CDS encoding nucleoside phosphorylase, with protein sequence MSNTKNALPKPFFREDENLVHHLKLKKGDVGRYVIMPGDPKRCVKIAKRFDDAKLVADFREYVTYTGYINGVKVSTTSHGIGGPSTAIALEELIKVGADTFIRVGTCGGMNMNVLPGDVVIVSGAIKVGGTMRNYIPNEFPCVPNIDVLDAMINASKKINIKTHAGIVHCKDAFYAQHAPESMAVDKELLYKWESYIKAGCLASEMESAALFAVGASKGVRTGASMLVLHNQERIKNGIDDPKNYTGEEAIDLVIESIKVLIDNDKK encoded by the coding sequence ATGTCTAATACAAAAAATGCTTTACCGAAACCTTTTTTTAGAGAAGATGAGAATTTGGTTCATCATTTAAAACTAAAAAAGGGCGATGTTGGAAGGTATGTTATAATGCCTGGAGACCCTAAAAGATGCGTAAAGATAGCAAAAAGGTTTGATGATGCTAAGTTAGTAGCAGATTTTAGGGAATATGTTACTTATACAGGTTATATAAATGGTGTTAAAGTTTCTACTACATCTCATGGTATAGGCGGACCTTCTACAGCTATAGCATTAGAGGAGCTTATAAAGGTGGGGGCTGATACTTTTATACGTGTCGGCACTTGCGGCGGCATGAATATGAATGTGCTTCCGGGTGATGTTGTAATAGTAAGCGGTGCTATAAAGGTTGGAGGCACTATGAGAAACTATATACCTAATGAGTTTCCTTGTGTTCCAAATATAGATGTATTAGATGCTATGATTAATGCTTCAAAAAAAATTAATATAAAAACTCATGCGGGTATTGTTCATTGTAAAGATGCTTTTTATGCACAGCATGCTCCTGAGAGTATGGCAGTTGATAAAGAGCTTTTATATAAATGGGAATCATATATAAAGGCTGGATGTTTGGCTTCAGAGATGGAGTCTGCAGCACTTTTTGCAGTTGGTGCTTCTAAGGGAGTGAGGACTGGTGCTTCTATGCTTGTACTTCATAATCAAGAGAGAATAAAAAATGGTATAGATGACCCTAAAAATTATACAGGAGAAGAGGCTATAGATTTAGTTATAGAATCTATTAAAGTTTTAATAGATAATGATAAAAAATAA
- a CDS encoding ABC transporter permease, with protein MSSNNNLKDKLANILEKEGFINVFSSFLAIIIGLLLGLIILLVSNAGDAFPAFMTILSGGFSGGMRGIGQVIYTATPLILTGLSVGFAFKNGLFNIGASGQFIIGAYAAVLVAIKCTFFPPAIHWVVALLASFIAGGLWAYLPGLLKARFNVNEVISSIMMNYIGMYLANYLVTLTVYDMLKNQSQNIPPSATLPGMGLDIIFRGSSANGGFFVAVIVVIIVYIILSKTTFGFELKACGLNKDASRYAGINEKRNIILSMVIAGALAGLGGGLLYLSGIGKHIEVVDVLAEEGFMGIPIALLGLSHPIGVLIAGLFIAHITVGGFYMQVYDFTPEIIEMIIASIIYFSAFALLFKSIVGFISKKINKNRETNAND; from the coding sequence ATGAGTAGTAACAATAATTTAAAAGATAAGTTGGCAAATATTTTAGAGAAAGAAGGATTTATAAATGTATTTTCTTCTTTTCTTGCCATTATTATAGGTTTACTTTTAGGGCTTATAATACTTCTTGTAAGCAATGCAGGCGATGCTTTTCCTGCTTTTATGACTATACTTTCAGGCGGTTTCTCAGGCGGTATGAGAGGAATAGGGCAAGTTATATATACAGCAACTCCTTTAATATTAACAGGGCTTTCAGTTGGTTTTGCTTTTAAAAATGGACTTTTTAATATAGGAGCTTCCGGTCAATTTATTATAGGGGCTTATGCTGCAGTGTTGGTTGCAATTAAATGCACGTTTTTTCCTCCTGCAATTCATTGGGTTGTTGCTTTGCTTGCTTCATTTATAGCTGGAGGTTTATGGGCTTATTTGCCTGGACTTCTTAAAGCAAGATTTAATGTTAATGAAGTTATTTCAAGCATAATGATGAATTATATTGGTATGTATCTTGCTAATTATTTAGTTACTTTAACTGTTTATGATATGCTAAAAAATCAATCGCAAAATATTCCTCCTTCAGCTACATTACCTGGAATGGGATTAGATATAATATTTAGAGGTTCTAGTGCAAATGGCGGTTTTTTTGTTGCTGTGATAGTTGTTATTATAGTTTATATAATACTTTCTAAAACTACATTTGGTTTTGAGCTTAAAGCTTGCGGATTAAATAAAGATGCGAGCAGATATGCAGGAATAAATGAAAAAAGAAATATCATACTTTCTATGGTAATTGCCGGTGCTTTAGCTGGACTTGGTGGCGGGCTTCTTTATTTATCTGGTATTGGCAAACATATTGAGGTTGTTGATGTGCTTGCTGAAGAGGGATTTATGGGCATACCTATTGCATTGCTTGGGCTTTCTCACCCTATAGGTGTTTTAATTGCTGGGCTTTTTATTGCTCATATCACAGTGGGCGGATTTTATATGCAGGTTTATGATTTTACACCTGAGATAATAGAGATGATTATTGCTTCTATCATTTATTTTAGTGCTTTTGCTTTGCTTTTCAAATCTATTGTTGGATTTATATCTAAAAAGATAAACAAAAATAGAGAAACAAATGCTAATGATTAA
- a CDS encoding Cof-type HAD-IIB family hydrolase — MNNNIKLIATDLDGTLLNDAAEITDYNKTILRKLIDNGIEVVIATGRPIFSMNFYYKELDNNSESIVFNGAMVVDKKFNCIFTNPLKKDIAEKIINLYKEKYINDTSLNIYSIQKYIVAKDNFKIQTHTEKVDKKNKIVGLENFNDSIEAQKIIILGENDVLLDVKKNIDKLFTVHTSFSNPNFLEILSENANKANALKWLCSKKGIDRKNVIAFGDNYNDAEMIEFAGIGVAMGNAEDDVKENAKYIADTNDNNGVGVFLKDFFNL, encoded by the coding sequence ATGAACAATAATATAAAATTAATAGCTACTGATTTAGACGGCACACTTCTTAATGATGCTGCTGAAATAACTGATTATAATAAAACTATTTTAAGGAAACTTATAGATAATGGCATAGAGGTTGTAATTGCTACAGGAAGACCTATATTTTCTATGAACTTTTATTATAAAGAATTAGATAATAATAGTGAATCTATAGTATTTAATGGGGCTATGGTTGTTGATAAAAAATTTAATTGCATTTTTACTAATCCTTTAAAAAAAGATATAGCAGAGAAAATAATAAATCTCTATAAAGAAAAATATATAAATGATACTTCATTAAATATATATTCTATACAAAAATATATAGTTGCTAAAGATAATTTTAAAATTCAAACTCATACAGAAAAAGTTGATAAAAAAAATAAAATAGTTGGATTAGAAAATTTTAATGATAGTATTGAAGCACAAAAGATAATTATACTTGGAGAAAATGATGTACTTTTAGATGTGAAAAAAAATATTGATAAATTATTTACAGTACATACTTCTTTTTCTAATCCAAATTTTTTAGAGATACTTTCAGAAAATGCTAATAAGGCTAATGCTTTGAAGTGGCTATGCAGCAAAAAAGGTATTGATAGAAAGAATGTTATTGCTTTTGGAGATAATTATAATGATGCAGAGATGATTGAGTTTGCAGGTATTGGAGTAGCTATGGGAAATGCAGAAGATGATGTTAAAGAAAATGCTAAATATATAGCAGATACCAATGATAATAATGGAGTAGGCGTTTTTCTAAAAGATTTTTTTAATCTATAG
- the deoC gene encoding deoxyribose-phosphate aldolase, translating to MDNLNQLIDHTILKADATIDDIRKLCIEAKEHNFYSVCVNSAYVNVAYNFVLHSNVKVCSVVGFPLGAMIKEAKAYEAKFAIDSGADEIDMVANIGFLKSKKIDLFERDIKKVRDACHAAVLKVIIETCLLTDEEKVLACKIAKEFGADFVKTSTGFSTGGATEHDIEIMRKAVGDDIGVKASGGIKTYEDAIKMINAGANRIGTSNGVTIMKSLK from the coding sequence ATGGATAATCTTAATCAATTAATAGATCATACTATATTAAAAGCAGATGCTACTATAGATGATATAAGAAAATTATGTATAGAAGCTAAGGAGCATAATTTTTATTCTGTATGTGTTAATTCAGCTTATGTTAATGTTGCATATAATTTTGTTTTGCATTCAAATGTTAAAGTTTGCTCGGTTGTTGGTTTCCCGCTTGGGGCTATGATTAAAGAGGCTAAGGCTTATGAGGCTAAGTTTGCCATTGACAGCGGTGCTGATGAAATAGATATGGTTGCCAATATTGGTTTTTTAAAAAGCAAAAAAATAGATTTGTTTGAAAGAGACATTAAAAAAGTAAGAGATGCTTGCCATGCTGCTGTACTTAAAGTTATTATAGAAACTTGTCTTTTAACTGATGAAGAGAAAGTTTTAGCTTGCAAGATAGCTAAAGAGTTTGGGGCTGATTTTGTTAAGACTTCTACTGGATTTTCTACAGGAGGAGCTACAGAGCATGATATTGAAATTATGAGAAAGGCTGTTGGAGATGATATAGGGGTTAAAGCTTCTGGCGGCATAAAAACTTATGAAGATGCTATAAAGATGATAAATGCAGGAGCTAATAGAATAGGTACTAGCAATGGCGTTACTATAATGAAATCTTTAAAATAA
- a CDS encoding Cof-type HAD-IIB family hydrolase, which yields MHDIKLIVTDLDGTLLNNNSEISDYNRDVLKHCINNGIELVFASGRPFDGLKRYSKYLDNNNYSIVCNGSVITDNEGNIVYNEVIKEKDVFYLMDIAKSYDVYLHVYNGNQYIVSEEDMYFKNYAQKENITDVVVGFDSIDNYNFSKMLFIGENNVLSNMETHIRDNLDVHTSFSHPNFLEVLAYGINKGSALKWLCDKKGIDRKNVIAFGDNYNDIEMIEFAGIGVAMENAEDILKQRADYVALSNEDDGLGKFLEEVI from the coding sequence ATGCATGATATAAAATTAATAGTTACCGATTTAGACGGAACTCTTCTTAATAATAATAGCGAAATAAGCGATTATAATAGAGATGTTCTTAAACATTGCATTAATAATGGTATAGAACTTGTATTTGCAAGCGGAAGACCTTTTGATGGTCTTAAGAGATATAGTAAATATTTAGATAATAATAATTATTCTATAGTTTGTAATGGTTCTGTTATTACAGACAATGAAGGCAATATTGTATATAATGAAGTTATTAAAGAAAAAGATGTTTTTTATTTAATGGATATTGCTAAAAGTTATGATGTTTATTTGCATGTTTATAATGGCAATCAGTATATAGTTTCTGAAGAAGATATGTATTTCAAAAATTATGCTCAAAAAGAAAATATTACTGATGTTGTTGTAGGATTTGATTCTATTGATAATTATAATTTTAGTAAGATGCTTTTTATTGGAGAGAATAATGTGCTTTCTAATATGGAAACTCATATAAGAGATAATCTTGATGTTCATACTTCATTTTCGCATCCTAATTTTTTAGAGGTTTTAGCTTATGGTATAAATAAAGGAAGTGCTTTGAAATGGTTGTGTGATAAGAAGGGTATTGATAGAAAGAATGTTATTGCTTTTGGAGATAACTATAACGATATAGAGATGATTGAGTTTGCAGGTATTGGAGTTGCTATGGAAAATGCTGAGGATATTTTAAAGCAAAGAGCTGATTATGTTGCTTTATCTAATGAAGATGATGGATTAGGAAAATTTTTGGAGGAAGTTATTTAA
- a CDS encoding nucleoside phosphorylase: MEYREPKAFYDEEAFNKGLLQYHIKLKKGDVARYVLLPGDPKRVEYISSFLDDVEFKADYREYVTVTGKYKNVPVSVTSTGIGGPSASIAMEELIRVGADTFIRVGTGGGLSLKVKPGDLAIAQAAIKDEGTSLEYIPFEYPAIANTDIVFALRDAAKLQNYNYHIGVVHSKDCFYGELEPENSFFRERFENNLKYYTLCGAIVSEMECAALFSCAAIRNVRAGGVMHVVENTMMDRMGTHLNYSSNIDNMILTALESIVLLEKRG; this comes from the coding sequence ATGGAATATAGAGAGCCTAAAGCATTCTATGATGAGGAAGCCTTTAATAAGGGCTTATTGCAGTATCATATAAAATTAAAAAAAGGTGATGTTGCAAGATATGTTTTACTTCCTGGCGACCCTAAAAGAGTGGAGTATATATCAAGCTTTTTAGATGATGTAGAGTTTAAAGCCGACTATAGAGAATATGTTACAGTTACTGGCAAATATAAAAATGTTCCTGTAAGTGTAACTTCAACAGGCATAGGAGGACCTTCTGCTTCTATAGCTATGGAAGAGCTTATAAGGGTTGGAGCGGATACTTTTATACGTGTTGGTACAGGAGGCGGTCTTAGTTTAAAAGTGAAGCCCGGAGATTTAGCTATTGCTCAGGCTGCTATAAAAGACGAGGGTACTTCTTTAGAATATATACCTTTTGAATATCCTGCTATTGCTAATACAGATATAGTATTTGCTTTAAGAGATGCGGCAAAATTACAAAATTATAATTATCATATAGGTGTTGTTCATAGCAAAGATTGTTTTTATGGTGAATTAGAACCAGAGAATTCTTTTTTTAGAGAGAGATTTGAAAATAATCTTAAATATTATACATTATGTGGGGCTATAGTTTCAGAGATGGAATGTGCGGCTCTTTTTTCTTGTGCGGCTATTAGAAATGTGCGAGCTGGAGGAGTTATGCATGTTGTAGAAAATACTATGATGGATAGAATGGGTACGCATTTAAATTATTCTTCAAATATAGATAATATGATTTTAACTGCATTAGAGTCTATAGTATTATTAGAAAAGAGAGGGTAA
- a CDS encoding BMP family ABC transporter substrate-binding protein, producing MKKLLCLLFISVMILSCGSGGKGYELALITDVGTIDDRSFNQGAWEGLKKYAEEKKIAHKYYQPAEKSTDAYINAIDLAVAGKAQVIVTPGFLFEPAVYKAQDTHPDVKFILLDGAPQDGTYTDFRIEQNVYSVFYAEEQAGFLAGYAIVKEGYTNLGVMAGMAVPAVIRFGYGFVQGAEYAAQELGLPSGTIKMNYTYVGNFNPTPENQTLATSWYQSGVQVIFAPAGGAGNSAMAAAEQNNGLVIGVDVDQSAESPTVITSAVKMLGGSVYDAIDAYYNNNFPGGQSVVLDAKVNGIGLPMETSRFKNFTKDDYDVIYQQLVAGNIKLLKDTDADSVNKLPLNIVKVNFIQ from the coding sequence ATGAAAAAACTTTTGTGTTTATTATTTATTTCTGTAATGATATTATCTTGCGGAAGCGGCGGTAAGGGTTATGAATTAGCTTTGATTACTGATGTTGGTACTATAGATGATAGATCTTTCAATCAGGGAGCTTGGGAAGGCTTGAAAAAATATGCAGAAGAGAAAAAAATTGCTCATAAATATTATCAGCCTGCAGAAAAATCTACAGATGCATATATTAATGCTATAGATTTAGCTGTTGCAGGCAAGGCTCAAGTTATAGTAACACCTGGATTTTTATTTGAGCCTGCTGTATATAAAGCACAAGATACTCATCCTGATGTAAAATTTATACTTTTAGACGGTGCTCCTCAAGATGGTACTTATACAGATTTTAGAATAGAACAAAATGTTTATTCTGTATTTTATGCAGAAGAGCAAGCTGGTTTCTTAGCAGGTTATGCTATAGTAAAAGAGGGTTATACTAACTTAGGTGTTATGGCTGGTATGGCTGTACCTGCTGTTATAAGATTTGGTTATGGTTTTGTACAAGGTGCTGAATATGCAGCTCAGGAATTAGGATTACCTAGCGGAACTATTAAAATGAATTATACTTATGTCGGTAACTTTAATCCTACTCCAGAAAATCAAACTCTTGCTACTTCTTGGTACCAAAGCGGTGTGCAGGTAATATTTGCCCCTGCAGGAGGCGCTGGAAATTCTGCTATGGCTGCTGCTGAACAAAATAATGGTCTTGTTATAGGTGTGGACGTTGATCAAAGTGCAGAATCTCCAACTGTTATTACTTCTGCTGTAAAAATGCTTGGCGGTTCTGTTTATGATGCTATAGATGCTTATTATAATAATAATTTCCCTGGCGGACAATCTGTTGTTCTTGATGCCAAAGTTAATGGTATTGGACTTCCTATGGAAACTTCAAGATTTAAAAACTTTACTAAAGACGATTATGATGTCATATATCAACAATTAGTTGCTGGAAACATCAAACTTCTTAAAGATACTGATGCTGATTCTGTTAATAAACTTCCTCTAAATATTGTTAAAGTTAATTTTATACAATAA
- a CDS encoding MATE family efflux transporter produces the protein MIDKKIDVFENYPVYKALITLALPTILGMLVNVFYNMVDTFFVGKTNDPNQVAAVSLTMPIYLVLMSFGSIYGIGGASYISRCLGSKNYDKAKKVSSFVFYASVATGLVCMIIFFVFLENILKLSGASSNTYVFAKDYLLIVAIGAVFVVCQMSMGQVVRSEGASKEAMFGMMLGTVINIILDPIMILYMNMGVAGAALATIIGNACSFFYYTFYILKKSTFLSIKIKDFLISSDILSNVFSIGFPVFMNNVLISVANILINNFASRYNDNVVAGLGVSQRIFTLVLLVFIGLGQGVQPFIGYNFASKNYKRMNASIKLSCLFSFISGVLFLVIAFIFSKELIRIFIDNDEVIEYGSKFLIAAYSVAPIIGFQFVFMSTFQALGKALPSLVLSICRQGLAFVPAIYIGTKFFGINGIIWSQPIADIASILLSAIMYIYIYRKVKRNSTGAI, from the coding sequence ATGATTGATAAAAAAATTGATGTGTTTGAGAACTATCCTGTTTATAAGGCATTAATTACATTAGCACTTCCCACAATACTCGGAATGCTTGTGAATGTGTTTTATAATATGGTTGATACATTTTTTGTAGGCAAAACAAATGACCCTAATCAGGTTGCTGCTGTTTCTTTAACTATGCCTATATATTTGGTTCTTATGTCTTTTGGCTCTATATATGGTATAGGGGGAGCTTCATATATATCCAGATGTTTGGGTTCTAAGAATTATGATAAAGCGAAGAAGGTTTCATCTTTTGTATTTTATGCGAGTGTTGCTACTGGTTTAGTATGTATGATAATATTTTTTGTGTTTTTAGAAAATATATTAAAATTATCTGGAGCTAGTTCTAACACTTATGTTTTTGCTAAGGATTATTTGCTTATAGTTGCCATTGGGGCTGTATTTGTGGTTTGTCAAATGTCTATGGGGCAGGTTGTGCGTTCTGAGGGTGCTTCTAAGGAAGCTATGTTTGGAATGATGCTTGGAACGGTGATAAATATTATACTTGACCCTATAATGATACTTTATATGAATATGGGGGTTGCGGGTGCTGCTTTGGCTACTATAATAGGAAATGCTTGTTCTTTTTTCTATTATACTTTTTACATACTCAAAAAAAGCACTTTTCTATCTATAAAGATAAAAGATTTTTTAATTAGCAGCGATATATTAAGCAATGTATTTTCTATTGGTTTTCCTGTGTTTATGAACAATGTTCTCATAAGTGTGGCGAATATTTTGATTAACAATTTTGCTTCGAGGTATAATGACAACGTGGTTGCTGGGCTTGGAGTTTCTCAAAGAATATTTACGCTTGTGTTGTTGGTGTTTATAGGTTTAGGGCAGGGGGTACAGCCTTTTATAGGATATAATTTTGCTTCAAAAAATTATAAGAGAATGAATGCTTCTATAAAACTTTCTTGTTTGTTTAGTTTTATTTCTGGTGTTTTATTTTTAGTTATTGCTTTTATATTTTCTAAAGAGTTAATTAGAATTTTTATAGATAATGATGAGGTTATAGAATATGGTTCTAAGTTTTTAATAGCGGCTTATTCGGTAGCTCCTATTATAGGTTTTCAATTTGTATTTATGTCTACATTTCAGGCATTAGGAAAAGCTTTGCCGTCTTTAGTGCTTTCTATATGCAGGCAAGGGTTAGCATTTGTTCCTGCTATATACATAGGTACTAAATTTTTTGGTATAAACGGCATAATATGGTCGCAGCCTATAGCGGATATTGCTTCTATACTTTTATCAGCTATAATGTATATTTACATATATAGAAAGGTTAAAAGAAACTCGACAGGTGCTATATAA
- a CDS encoding ABC transporter ATP-binding protein: MLGITKRFKGIVANDNITIQLKKGEIHALLGENGAGKSTLMSVLFGLYKQEEGIIKVNGKEVNIDNPNTANALGIGMVHQHFKLVHNFTALENIMLGVETVKNGVLQVDDARKKVMELSKTYGLEIYPDAIISDLTVGMQQRVEILKMLYRDNEILIFDEPTAVLTPHEIEELMKIMKSLTKEGKSILFITHKLNEIKEVADRCSVLRKGKYIGTIDVKTTTKEEMSEMMVGRKVALVVEKTEAKPKDVILSVKDLNVKSPHSEKNIVKNVSFDVRAGEIVCIAGIDGNGQTELIYALTGLMDMSSGSVSLNGKDITNLSIRKKTLSGIGHIPEDRHKHGLVLDYTLAENTILQTYFTDRFQNKGFLKFKEIEDYANGLIKRFDIRSAEGAKTFARSMSGGNQQKVIIAREIDRNPDLLIAVQPTRGLDVGAIEYIHKELIAQRDSGKAVLLVSLELDEVMNLSDRILVIYEGEIVANVLNKDITINELGLYMAGSKRSA, translated from the coding sequence ATGTTAGGAATTACAAAAAGGTTTAAGGGAATAGTAGCTAATGATAATATTACCATACAATTGAAAAAGGGTGAGATTCATGCTTTGCTTGGTGAAAATGGAGCGGGTAAATCTACACTAATGAGTGTGCTTTTTGGGCTTTACAAACAAGAAGAGGGCATTATTAAAGTCAATGGAAAAGAAGTTAATATTGATAATCCTAATACGGCTAATGCTTTAGGGATTGGTATGGTGCATCAGCATTTTAAGCTTGTTCATAATTTTACTGCTTTAGAAAATATTATGCTTGGGGTGGAAACTGTAAAAAATGGGGTGCTTCAAGTAGATGATGCTAGAAAAAAGGTTATGGAATTAAGTAAGACTTATGGACTTGAAATTTATCCTGATGCTATTATTAGTGATTTAACTGTTGGAATGCAGCAGAGAGTTGAAATATTAAAAATGCTCTATAGAGATAATGAAATACTTATCTTTGATGAGCCTACCGCAGTACTTACTCCTCATGAAATCGAAGAGCTTATGAAGATAATGAAATCTTTAACAAAAGAAGGTAAATCTATACTCTTTATTACTCATAAATTAAATGAAATTAAAGAGGTTGCTGACAGATGTTCTGTGCTTCGTAAAGGAAAATATATTGGCACTATTGATGTGAAGACTACCACAAAAGAAGAGATGTCTGAGATGATGGTTGGAAGGAAGGTTGCTTTGGTAGTAGAAAAAACAGAAGCTAAACCAAAAGATGTTATATTATCGGTTAAGGATTTGAATGTTAAATCTCCGCATAGTGAAAAAAATATAGTAAAGAATGTTTCTTTTGATGTACGTGCGGGTGAGATAGTGTGTATTGCTGGTATTGATGGAAATGGTCAAACTGAGCTTATATATGCTTTAACAGGACTTATGGATATGTCTAGCGGAAGCGTTAGTTTGAATGGAAAGGATATTACTAATTTATCTATAAGAAAAAAGACATTAAGCGGTATAGGGCATATTCCTGAAGATAGGCATAAACATGGACTTGTGCTTGATTATACTCTTGCTGAAAATACTATACTTCAAACTTATTTTACTGATAGATTTCAAAATAAGGGATTTTTAAAATTTAAAGAAATTGAAGATTATGCTAATGGACTTATAAAAAGATTTGATATAAGAAGTGCAGAAGGGGCTAAAACTTTTGCAAGGAGCATGTCTGGAGGAAATCAGCAGAAAGTAATAATAGCAAGAGAGATAGATAGAAACCCTGATTTACTTATAGCTGTTCAGCCTACGAGGGGATTAGATGTTGGAGCTATCGAATATATACATAAAGAATTGATTGCACAGAGAGATAGCGGTAAGGCAGTGCTTCTTGTATCGTTAGAGCTTGATGAGGTTATGAATTTGAGCGACAGAATACTTGTTATATATGAAGGTGAGATTGTGGCTAATGTATTAAATAAAGATATAACCATTAATGAGTTAGGCTTATATATGGCTGGTTCTAAAAGGAGTGCTTGA